The following proteins are encoded in a genomic region of Sesamum indicum cultivar Zhongzhi No. 13 linkage group LG8, S_indicum_v1.0, whole genome shotgun sequence:
- the LOC105169790 gene encoding probable serine/threonine-protein kinase PBL26 isoform X1, which yields MTVERLSLGRKNVVVGIRLDAHAQELLDWALVKVADPGDSVVAIHVCRNSDCISKEKTVLDGYLEDYEGLCSQKQVALSTEVLKGYSLRKALARQAKNHSASAVVVGINKHSALGGWASIAKYCAKRLPPTTEVLAIYNGKVVFSRHSEIQLEGPGLDPKPSFCMSDNLPFRDNYSEFGESEISEMSRFSFDGRDGNINSKDDVVSSVGSHKRGSLSSISLPAQDFTKQRPGWPLLQTASSVNQQALEARKMSVVQWVMTLPQRSLSDISESNSLTSSKTDDSLEGESGKVFEISTIDKLASQQELPKDLELILVRNLVGCKLFGHDVLKISTSEFSSGNLIGKGGCNSVYKGILPEGKTIAVKLLQSSKEAWKDFIQEVDIMTTLKHKRIAPLLGICIEDNDLISVYDFMPKGNLEENLRGDRKEKSMLSWEARFQIAVGVAEALNYLHNECPRPVIHRDIKSSNILLTDELEPQLCDFGLATWGPTTASFLTDSDVVGTFGYLAPEYFMYGKVSDKIDVYAFGVVLLELLSGRKPIGLETPKGQESLVMWAKPKLESKDYKSILDPNLDGNINEAQMQRMAVAAALCLTQAARLRPKVCQILNILRGEEVVDGGKPNCGIYDDSENQDFNDDEVYPDSSAESHLSLALLDVNDNSTSSFSSIDQSSPRYVEQLLKRRLIVRSSSMD from the exons ATGACGGTTGAGAGGTTGAGTTTGGGAAGGAAGAATGTGGTTGTGGGAATAAGATTGGACGCCCATGCTCAAGAGTTGCTGGATTGGGCATTGGTGAAAGTCGCTGATCCGGGAGACAGTGTGGTGGCTATTCATGTTTGCAGGAATTCCG ATTGTATTTCTAAGGAGAAAACCGTGTTGGATGGTTACTTGGAAGACTATGAAGGTCTATGCAGCCAAAAGCAG GTTGCTCTTAGTACTGAAGTCTTGAAAGGATATTCACTCAGAAAAGCTCTGGCTAGACAGGCAAAGAACCACAGTGCATCAGCTGTTGTTGTTGGGATCAATAAGCATAGTGCTTTGGG GGGATGGGCTTCGATTGCTAAGTATTGTGCCAAGAGACTACCTCCAACGACTGAAGTTTTGGCAATTTACAATGGGAAAGTTGTTTTCAGCAGGCATTCCGAAATCCAATTAGAAG GTCCTGGTTTAGATCCAAAGCCAAGTTTTTGTATGAGCGATAACCTCCCATTCAGAGACAATTATTCTGAGTTTGGAGAATCAGAGATATCAGAAATGAGTAGGTTCAGTTTTGATGGAAGAGATGGaaacataaattcaaaagaCGACGTTGTAAGCTCTGTTGGAAGCCACAAGAGAGGTTCTCTAAGTTCGATTTCACTTCCTGCACAGGATTTTACAAAGCAAAGGCCTGGTTGGCCTCTGCTTCAGACAGCTAGTTCAGTAAATCAACAAGCATTAGAAGCAAGAAAAATGTCGGTTGTGCAATGGGTAATGACTTTACCACAGCGATCGTTGTCTGATATTTCTGAATCCAACTCCCTTACAAGTTCGAAGACTGATGATTCTCTTGAAGGAGAAAGCGGAAAGGTGTTCGAGATAAGTACAATAGACAAACTAGCCAGTCAGCAAGAGCTGCCCAAGGATTTGGAACTTATACTTGTCAGGAATCTGGTGGGCTGCAAATTATTCGGCCATGATGTTCTGAAAATATCTACATCCGAGTTCTCCTCAG GAAATCTTATTGGAAAAGGAGGTTGTAATTCTGTATACAAGGGAATTCTTCCTGAAGGCAAAACAATAGCAGTAAAACTATTGCAGTCCTCAAAAGAAGCCTGGAAGGATTTTATCCAGGAGGTTGATATAATGACCACATTGAAGCATAAAAGAATTGCACCTTTGCTTGGAATTTGCATAGAAGATAATGATCTAATCTCCGTTTATGATTTTATGCCAAAGGGGAACTTGGAAGAGAATTTGCGTG GTGATAGAAAGGAAAAGTCTATGCTGTCGTGGGAAGCAAGATTTCAAATAGCTGTTGGGGTTGCTGAAGCACTAAACTACCTGCATAATGAATGCCCGAGACCTGTGATTCATAGAGACATCAAGTCTTCAAATATTCTCCTAACTGATGAATTAGAACCACAG TTATGCGATTTTGGATTGGCAACATGGGGACCTACAACAGCATCTTTTCTGACGGACAGTGATGTGGTAGGAACATTCGGCTATCTCGCTCCCGAGTATTTTATGTATGGTAAAGTTAGCGACAAGATTGATGTATATGCTTTCGGTGTAGTTCTACTAGAATTACTATCAGGGAGGAAACCAATTGGTTTAGAAACTCCAAAGGGCCAGGAAAGCTTAGTCATGTGG GCAAAACCTAAACTAGAAAGCAAGGATTACAAGAGTATATTGGATCCAAATTTGGATGGAAACATCAATGAGGCTCAAATGCAAAGAATGGCTGTAGCTGCAGCACTTTGTCTAACTCAAGCAGCCCGTCTTCGTCCCAAAGTGTGCCAG ATACTAAATATCCTGAGAGGAGAGGAAGTTGTTGATGGAGGAAAACCGAATTGTGGGATTTACGATGATTcagaaaatcaagattttaatGATGATGAAGTTTATCCAGATTCAAGTGCAGAATCCCATCTAAGTCTTGCGTTGCTTGATGTAAATGACAACTCTACATCGTCATTCAGCAGCATTGACCAAAGCAGCCCCCGTTATGTTGAACAGTTGTTGAAGAGAAGATTGATCGTCAGATCATCAAGTATGGATTAG
- the LOC105169791 gene encoding basic leucine zipper 23 isoform X2, giving the protein MDDGELDFPSDQMLSCLDMTNAQSSCSFDIDEFLGRTQACNDALGRTEAYTDVLGRTQACTHAHACNPSGPDKSHTHTCIHVHTQIMPSPSEPQAPSDDTAESVEKKGKKRPLGNREAVRKYREKKKARTASLEDEVIRLRALNQQLMKRLQGQALLEAEIARLKCLLVDIRGRIEGEIGAFPYQKPTKSGDVYQNIANPNLPGTYVMNPCNMQRNDQLYCLHPGSETALNGQGLGDCGFDNLQCLGNQSSDQKELPDCGLGNANVVSGGNTSSSSKRKGGRAAMAS; this is encoded by the exons ATGGATGATGGAGAGCTTGATTTCCCAAGTGACCAAATGTTATCGTGCTTGGATATGACTAATGCTCAGAGCAGTTGCTCATTTGACATAGATGAGTTTCTTGGTCGGACACAGGCCTGCAATGATGCTCTTGGGCGGACAGAGGCTTATACTGATGTTCTTGGTCGAACGCAGGCCTGCACCCATGCCCATGCTTGCAACCCATCTGGCCCTGATAagtcccacacacacacctgtATTCATGTTCATACCCAAATTATGCCATCCCCTAGTGAACCCCAGGCTCCCAGTGATGACACTGCTGAGTCAGTAgagaaaaaaggtaaaaaaaggCCATTGGGTAATCGTGAAGCTGTCCGCAAATATAGGGAAAAGAAGAAGGCTAGGACTGCATCGTTGGAGGATGAAGTTATTAGGTTGAGAGCTTTGAATCAGCAGCTAATGAAGAGGCTGCAAGGTCAGGCTTTGTTGGAGGCTGAGATTGCTCGGCTGAAGTGCTTGCTTGTAGACATCAGAGGGAGGATCGAAGGAGAAATTGGCGCTTTCCCTTACCAGAAACCAACCAAGAGTGGAGATGTCTATCAAAACATTGCTAATCCTAACCTTCCAGGCACTTACGTGATGAATCCGTGTAATATGCAGCGGAATGATCAGCTCTACTGCCTTCACCCTGGATCAGAAACTGCGTTAAATGGCCAAGGCCTTGGGGATTGTGGATTTGACAATCTTCAGTGTTTGGGGAATCAAAGTTCTGATCAGAAGGAGCTCCCTGATTGTGGACTTGGCAATGCTAACGTTGTTTCTGGTGGCAATACTTCCAGCAGCAGTAAGAGAAAAG GGGGACGTGCTGCAATGGCTAGTTAA
- the LOC105169791 gene encoding basic leucine zipper 23 isoform X1: MDDGELDFPSDQMLSCLDMTNAQSSCSFDIDEFLGRTQACNDALGRTEAYTDVLGRTQACTHAHACNPSGPDKSHTHTCIHVHTQIMPSPSEPQAPSDDTAESVEKKGKKRPLGNREAVRKYREKKKARTASLEDEVIRLRALNQQLMKRLQGQALLEAEIARLKCLLVDIRGRIEGEIGAFPYQKPTKSGDVYQNIANPNLPGTYVMNPCNMQRNDQLYCLHPGSETALNGQGLGDCGFDNLQCLGNQSSDQKELPDCGLGNANVVSGGNTSSSSKRKAGGRAAMAS, translated from the exons ATGGATGATGGAGAGCTTGATTTCCCAAGTGACCAAATGTTATCGTGCTTGGATATGACTAATGCTCAGAGCAGTTGCTCATTTGACATAGATGAGTTTCTTGGTCGGACACAGGCCTGCAATGATGCTCTTGGGCGGACAGAGGCTTATACTGATGTTCTTGGTCGAACGCAGGCCTGCACCCATGCCCATGCTTGCAACCCATCTGGCCCTGATAagtcccacacacacacctgtATTCATGTTCATACCCAAATTATGCCATCCCCTAGTGAACCCCAGGCTCCCAGTGATGACACTGCTGAGTCAGTAgagaaaaaaggtaaaaaaaggCCATTGGGTAATCGTGAAGCTGTCCGCAAATATAGGGAAAAGAAGAAGGCTAGGACTGCATCGTTGGAGGATGAAGTTATTAGGTTGAGAGCTTTGAATCAGCAGCTAATGAAGAGGCTGCAAGGTCAGGCTTTGTTGGAGGCTGAGATTGCTCGGCTGAAGTGCTTGCTTGTAGACATCAGAGGGAGGATCGAAGGAGAAATTGGCGCTTTCCCTTACCAGAAACCAACCAAGAGTGGAGATGTCTATCAAAACATTGCTAATCCTAACCTTCCAGGCACTTACGTGATGAATCCGTGTAATATGCAGCGGAATGATCAGCTCTACTGCCTTCACCCTGGATCAGAAACTGCGTTAAATGGCCAAGGCCTTGGGGATTGTGGATTTGACAATCTTCAGTGTTTGGGGAATCAAAGTTCTGATCAGAAGGAGCTCCCTGATTGTGGACTTGGCAATGCTAACGTTGTTTCTGGTGGCAATACTTCCAGCAGCAGTAAGAGAAAAG CAGGGGGACGTGCTGCAATGGCTAGTTAA
- the LOC105169790 gene encoding probable serine/threonine-protein kinase PBL7 isoform X2: MAACCYLAYCISKEKTVLDGYLEDYEGLCSQKQVALSTEVLKGYSLRKALARQAKNHSASAVVVGINKHSALGGWASIAKYCAKRLPPTTEVLAIYNGKVVFSRHSEIQLEGPGLDPKPSFCMSDNLPFRDNYSEFGESEISEMSRFSFDGRDGNINSKDDVVSSVGSHKRGSLSSISLPAQDFTKQRPGWPLLQTASSVNQQALEARKMSVVQWVMTLPQRSLSDISESNSLTSSKTDDSLEGESGKVFEISTIDKLASQQELPKDLELILVRNLVGCKLFGHDVLKISTSEFSSGNLIGKGGCNSVYKGILPEGKTIAVKLLQSSKEAWKDFIQEVDIMTTLKHKRIAPLLGICIEDNDLISVYDFMPKGNLEENLRGDRKEKSMLSWEARFQIAVGVAEALNYLHNECPRPVIHRDIKSSNILLTDELEPQLCDFGLATWGPTTASFLTDSDVVGTFGYLAPEYFMYGKVSDKIDVYAFGVVLLELLSGRKPIGLETPKGQESLVMWAKPKLESKDYKSILDPNLDGNINEAQMQRMAVAAALCLTQAARLRPKVCQILNILRGEEVVDGGKPNCGIYDDSENQDFNDDEVYPDSSAESHLSLALLDVNDNSTSSFSSIDQSSPRYVEQLLKRRLIVRSSSMD; this comes from the exons ATGGCTGCATGCTGCTACCTTGCTT ATTGTATTTCTAAGGAGAAAACCGTGTTGGATGGTTACTTGGAAGACTATGAAGGTCTATGCAGCCAAAAGCAG GTTGCTCTTAGTACTGAAGTCTTGAAAGGATATTCACTCAGAAAAGCTCTGGCTAGACAGGCAAAGAACCACAGTGCATCAGCTGTTGTTGTTGGGATCAATAAGCATAGTGCTTTGGG GGGATGGGCTTCGATTGCTAAGTATTGTGCCAAGAGACTACCTCCAACGACTGAAGTTTTGGCAATTTACAATGGGAAAGTTGTTTTCAGCAGGCATTCCGAAATCCAATTAGAAG GTCCTGGTTTAGATCCAAAGCCAAGTTTTTGTATGAGCGATAACCTCCCATTCAGAGACAATTATTCTGAGTTTGGAGAATCAGAGATATCAGAAATGAGTAGGTTCAGTTTTGATGGAAGAGATGGaaacataaattcaaaagaCGACGTTGTAAGCTCTGTTGGAAGCCACAAGAGAGGTTCTCTAAGTTCGATTTCACTTCCTGCACAGGATTTTACAAAGCAAAGGCCTGGTTGGCCTCTGCTTCAGACAGCTAGTTCAGTAAATCAACAAGCATTAGAAGCAAGAAAAATGTCGGTTGTGCAATGGGTAATGACTTTACCACAGCGATCGTTGTCTGATATTTCTGAATCCAACTCCCTTACAAGTTCGAAGACTGATGATTCTCTTGAAGGAGAAAGCGGAAAGGTGTTCGAGATAAGTACAATAGACAAACTAGCCAGTCAGCAAGAGCTGCCCAAGGATTTGGAACTTATACTTGTCAGGAATCTGGTGGGCTGCAAATTATTCGGCCATGATGTTCTGAAAATATCTACATCCGAGTTCTCCTCAG GAAATCTTATTGGAAAAGGAGGTTGTAATTCTGTATACAAGGGAATTCTTCCTGAAGGCAAAACAATAGCAGTAAAACTATTGCAGTCCTCAAAAGAAGCCTGGAAGGATTTTATCCAGGAGGTTGATATAATGACCACATTGAAGCATAAAAGAATTGCACCTTTGCTTGGAATTTGCATAGAAGATAATGATCTAATCTCCGTTTATGATTTTATGCCAAAGGGGAACTTGGAAGAGAATTTGCGTG GTGATAGAAAGGAAAAGTCTATGCTGTCGTGGGAAGCAAGATTTCAAATAGCTGTTGGGGTTGCTGAAGCACTAAACTACCTGCATAATGAATGCCCGAGACCTGTGATTCATAGAGACATCAAGTCTTCAAATATTCTCCTAACTGATGAATTAGAACCACAG TTATGCGATTTTGGATTGGCAACATGGGGACCTACAACAGCATCTTTTCTGACGGACAGTGATGTGGTAGGAACATTCGGCTATCTCGCTCCCGAGTATTTTATGTATGGTAAAGTTAGCGACAAGATTGATGTATATGCTTTCGGTGTAGTTCTACTAGAATTACTATCAGGGAGGAAACCAATTGGTTTAGAAACTCCAAAGGGCCAGGAAAGCTTAGTCATGTGG GCAAAACCTAAACTAGAAAGCAAGGATTACAAGAGTATATTGGATCCAAATTTGGATGGAAACATCAATGAGGCTCAAATGCAAAGAATGGCTGTAGCTGCAGCACTTTGTCTAACTCAAGCAGCCCGTCTTCGTCCCAAAGTGTGCCAG ATACTAAATATCCTGAGAGGAGAGGAAGTTGTTGATGGAGGAAAACCGAATTGTGGGATTTACGATGATTcagaaaatcaagattttaatGATGATGAAGTTTATCCAGATTCAAGTGCAGAATCCCATCTAAGTCTTGCGTTGCTTGATGTAAATGACAACTCTACATCGTCATTCAGCAGCATTGACCAAAGCAGCCCCCGTTATGTTGAACAGTTGTTGAAGAGAAGATTGATCGTCAGATCATCAAGTATGGATTAG